From a region of the Epinephelus fuscoguttatus linkage group LG21, E.fuscoguttatus.final_Chr_v1 genome:
- the fbxo45 gene encoding F-box/SPRY domain-containing protein 1, translating into MSGAAGGGGGSSCQGAAAAASCSSAGSPYAAAAGGGVGVAGRLPARVLEHVFSYLELSDLMRCALVCWHWNNILADENSEVWRSLCSRTLSDEALRSDILCNLPTYRGKLKAFQHALSSHDCSRNVYVKKNGFTLHRNPIAQSTDGARGKIGFSEGRHAWEIWWEGPLGTVAVIGLATKRASMQCQGYVALLGSDDQSWGWNLVDNNLLHNGEVSGNFPQCNNAPKYQIGERIRVILDMDDKTLAFERGFEFLGIAFRGLPKACLFPAVSAVYGNTEVTMVYLGKPLDG; encoded by the exons ATGTCTGGAGCGGCCGGTGGAGGAGGAGGCTCCTCCTGTCAGGGTGCAGCAGCGGCAGCCAGTTGCAGCTCCGCCGGCTCACCCTACGCTGCTGCAGCCGGGGGAGGCGTAGGAGTGGCCGGGAGGCTGCCAGCTCGGGTCCTGGAGcatgttttttcatatttggaGCTCTCCGACTTAATGCGTTGTGCATTGGTGTGCTGGCACTGGAACAATATCCTGGCGGATGAAAACAGCGAGGTGTGGCGCAGCCTCTGCAGCCGGACTTTGAGCGATGAAGCTCTGCGTTCTGACATCCTGTGCAACCTGCCCACCTACAGAGGAAAA CTCAAGGCCTTTCAACACGCTCTGAGCTCCCACGACTGCTCCCGCAACGTTTACGTGAAGAAGAACGGCTTCACCCTGCACCGCAACCCCATCGCCCAGAGCACGGACGGGGCACGTGGAAAGATCGGCTTTTCGGAAGGGAGGCATGCCTGGGAGATCTGGTGGGAAGGCCCTCTGGGCACCGTGGCGGTAATAGGCCTCGCCACAAAGCGGGCGTCCATGCAGTGCCAGGGCTACGTGGCCCTGCTGGGTAGCGATGACCAGAGTTGGGGCTGGAACCTGGTCGACAACAACCTGCTTCATAACGGGGAGGTCAGTGGGAATTTCCCACAGTGTAACAATGCGCCAAAATATCAG ATCGGGGAGAGAATACGTGTGATTCTAGACATGGATGACAAGACGTTAGCATTTGAAAGGGGTTTTGAGTTTCTTGGAATAGCGTTTCGTGGACTGCCCAAAGCTTGCCTGTTCCCCGCTGTCTCCGCAGTGTACGGCAACACTGAAGTCACCATGGTGTACCTGGGGAAACCTCTAGATGGCTAG